Proteins encoded within one genomic window of Gallus gallus isolate bGalGal1 chromosome 1, bGalGal1.mat.broiler.GRCg7b, whole genome shotgun sequence:
- the KCTD17 gene encoding BTB/POZ domain-containing protein KCTD17 isoform X15: MIKKERFLTKRKERMKKRQEITSCRSKIPFPEESLHMLARRQLSAHFPARTAWQLMQHCAVSLGQTLCREQKSFLCRLCQGEELQSDRDETGAYLIDRDPTYFGPILNFLRHGKLVLDKDMAEEGVLEEAEFYNIGPLIRIIKDRLEEKDYTVAQVPPKHVYRVLQCQEEELTQMVSTMSDGWRFEQLVNIGSYYNYGNEDQTEFLCVVSKELYNSPNGLSSESSHKAKVWKLH, from the exons ATGataaaaaaggagagatttttaaccaaaagaaaagagagaatgaagaaaagacaagaaat CACTTCATGCAGATCCAAGATACCGTTCCCAGAAGAGTCCCTACATATGTTAGCAAGAAGACAACTGTCTGCACATTTTCCAGCAAGAACAGCGTGGCAACtgatgcagcactgtgctgtgagccTGGG GCAGACCCTGTGCCGGGAGCAGAAATCTTTCCTGTGTCGCTTGTGCCAGGGCGAGGAGCTGCAGTCGGACCGG GATGAGACTGGTGCATACCTAATAGACCGGGACCCTACTTACTTTGGACCCATCCTGAATTTCCTCCGTCATGGGAAGCTGGTCCTGGATAAAGATATGGCTGAAGAAG GGGTCCTGGAAGAAGCAGAGTTCTATAACATCGGCCCTTTAATCCGGATAATTAAGGATCGTCTAGAGGAGAAGGACTACACAGTGGCTCAG gtGCCTCCTAAACATGTCTACCGTGTGCTACAGTGCCAGGAAGAGGAGCTCACTCAAATGGTTTCCACTATGTCCGATGGATGGCGCTTTGAGCAG CTTGTGAACATTGGCTCGTACTACAACTATGGGAATGAGGATCAGACAGAGTTCCTGTGTGTGGTCTCCAAGGAACTGTACAACTCTCCCAATGGTTTGAGCTCTGAGTCCAGCCACAAAGCCAAG
- the KCTD17 gene encoding BTB/POZ domain-containing protein KCTD17 isoform X11, with amino-acid sequence MIKKERFLTKRKERMKKRQEITSCRSKIPFPEESLHMLARRQLSAHFPARTAWQLMQHCAVSLGQTLCREQKSFLCRLCQGEELQSDRDETGAYLIDRDPTYFGPILNFLRHGKLVLDKDMAEEGVLEEAEFYNIGPLIRIIKDRLEEKDYTVAQVPPKHVYRVLQCQEEELTQMVSTMSDGWRFEQLVNIGSYYNYGNEDQTEFLCVVSKELYNSPNGLSSESSHKAKLVDHLPLQSSCSSCSLAGES; translated from the exons ATGataaaaaaggagagatttttaaccaaaagaaaagagagaatgaagaaaagacaagaaat CACTTCATGCAGATCCAAGATACCGTTCCCAGAAGAGTCCCTACATATGTTAGCAAGAAGACAACTGTCTGCACATTTTCCAGCAAGAACAGCGTGGCAACtgatgcagcactgtgctgtgagccTGGG GCAGACCCTGTGCCGGGAGCAGAAATCTTTCCTGTGTCGCTTGTGCCAGGGCGAGGAGCTGCAGTCGGACCGG GATGAGACTGGTGCATACCTAATAGACCGGGACCCTACTTACTTTGGACCCATCCTGAATTTCCTCCGTCATGGGAAGCTGGTCCTGGATAAAGATATGGCTGAAGAAG GGGTCCTGGAAGAAGCAGAGTTCTATAACATCGGCCCTTTAATCCGGATAATTAAGGATCGTCTAGAGGAGAAGGACTACACAGTGGCTCAG gtGCCTCCTAAACATGTCTACCGTGTGCTACAGTGCCAGGAAGAGGAGCTCACTCAAATGGTTTCCACTATGTCCGATGGATGGCGCTTTGAGCAG CTTGTGAACATTGGCTCGTACTACAACTATGGGAATGAGGATCAGACAGAGTTCCTGTGTGTGGTCTCCAAGGAACTGTACAACTCTCCCAATGGTTTGAGCTCTGAGTCCAGCCACAAAGCCAAG